GACTGAACCCGGTGGTTATCCTGGCGCAGTCTGCCATCGAATCCGGCTGGGGTGAGAGCACCCTGGCTACTCTCTACAACAACTTTTTCGGGCTGACGGGCTACGGTGTGGCGAATGCCTACTGGCATGGCGGCAAGACAGTTCCGGATAAGCCGGACGGCCTGTTGTTCCGCCGGTATGACCGTCCTGAAAACAGCTTCCTCGATTTTGCCCGCCTGATAACGACGGTCTACAAACAGGCGGCTGCCGTGAGCCATTATCCGGCGGCTTATGCCCGTGAGATTGCTTACAGCCGGTATATCAGTGAAGTGAACGGGGATAATCGCGAAGCGTATTGCAATATGCTGGAACGTATTGCACGGTCGCTGGTCCCCATAGTGTATAATCTTAATAATAAAGAAAGTGTATGAGCGAGAATGGAAACAGTAACAAGGTGAGAGGAATACTTCAGTTTATAATGGATTTGCTGGGATTCCTGCTGGGGAGGAGAAAGCAATAGAAAGAGAGGGAGAGAGCTCAATGTTTGTCAGATGTGAATGTAGCGTCGTTGGTAGGGGCGGTTCGCGAACCGCCCTTACAGGCGCCGTCATAATGGAACAGGCAAGTTCGACCGTAGGGGCGGGTCTGCCCGCCCCTACAGCCGAACCTGTCATTTGTGCTAAAACAGACTCCATGCCACCGTCAGTCCAGCCATCACAATCGCCACCATGCTCATCAGCTTGATCAGGATATTGAGGCTCGGTCCGGAAGTATCTTTGAACGGATCGCCGACCGTATCGCCAACGACAGTTGCCTTGTGGGCTTCGCTGCCTTTGCCACCGTGGTTACCCTCTTCGATATGCTTCTTTGCATTGTCCCAGGCTCCTCCGGCATTCGCCATGAAGATGGCTAGGACGAAGCCGGTGCTAAGGCCGCCTATCAGCAGTCCGATCACTCCGGTAACTCCGAATATCAGTCCGGTAACGATTGGAGCAATGATAGCCAGCAATGAAGGAACAATCATCTCATGCTGTGCCCCTTTCGTCGAAATCTCCACGCAACGGGCATAATCGGGTTCTGCCTTGCCAGTCAGAATACCCGGTATTTCGCGGAACTGGCGGCGTACTTCCTCCACCATATGTCCGGCAGCACGTCCGACGGCATTCATCGTCAATCCACAGAACATAAAGGCCATCATAGAGCCGAGGAACATGCCCGAAAGTACTTTCGGATTCATCAATGTCACATCATAATAAATCATGAAGTCGGAGAAAGAAGCCTTCGAAATCTCCATCGTCCGTCCGTCGGCGAATGACAGGACGGTTTCTCCCAGGCGAAGCAAACCAATTTTGATCTCTTCTATATACGAAGCAAGCAACGCCAGTCCCGTCAGTGCTGCTGAACCGATGGCAAAACCTTTGCCCGTAGCCGCTGTCGTATTTCCGAGCGAATCGAGCGCATCGGTACGTTTGCGCACTTCTTTACCCAGGCCGGACATTTCGGCATTACCTCCGGCATTGTCGGCTATCGGTCCGTATGCATCGGTCGCCAGTGTAATTCCCAACGTGGAAAGCATTCCGACGGCGGCAATACCGATCCCGTACAATCCCATCCCGACATTGCTGAAATCGAATCCGGAAGCAAAAAGGAAGGAGCAGATGATACCGACAACGACGGCCAGTACGGGGATAGCGGTAGACATCATTCCCAATCCCAATCCGGAGATGATAACGGTGGCCGGTCCGGTCAGTCCTGCTTCGGATACCCGCCTGGTGGGTTTATACGATTGCGAAGTGTAATATTCCGTAGCCTGTCCGATCACGATACCGACCAATAGGCCGACAATTACCGAGCAGCTGATCCATTGCCAGTTGTCGAGCCCCAATAGGTAAAGGATTCCAAAGGTGGAAACGGCGATCAGAACGGAGCTTAGG
This is a stretch of genomic DNA from Parabacteroides chongii. It encodes these proteins:
- a CDS encoding glucosaminidase domain-containing protein, with the translated sequence MDKESFTRKYLPAARVAGELYGLNPVVILAQSAIESGWGESTLATLYNNFFGLTGYGVANAYWHGGKTVPDKPDGLLFRRYDRPENSFLDFARLITTVYKQAAAVSHYPAAYAREIAYSRYISEVNGDNREAYCNMLERIARSLVPIVYNLNNKESV
- a CDS encoding sodium-translocating pyrophosphatase — translated: MITSIFWIVPVASVLALVFAWFFFRQMMKESEGTETMAKIASYVREGAMSYLKQQYKVVASVFLVLVILFSIMAYGFGVQNEWVPIAFLTGGFFSGLAGFLGMKTATYASARTANAARSSLNKGLQVAFRSGAVMGLVVVGLGLLDISFWYILLNALIPDEALNPTHKLTIITTTMLTFGMGASTQALFARVGGGIYTKAADVGADLVGKVEAGIPEDDPRNPATIADNVGDNVGDVAGMGADLYESYCGSILATAALGAAAFVASGDIEMQYKAVVAPMLIAAVGIVLSIIGIFAVRTNENATIRQLLKALAVGTNLSSVLIAVSTFGILYLLGLDNWQWISCSVIVGLLVGIVIGQATEYYTSQSYKPTRRVSEAGLTGPATVIISGLGLGMMSTAIPVLAVVVGIICSFLFASGFDFSNVGMGLYGIGIAAVGMLSTLGITLATDAYGPIADNAGGNAEMSGLGKEVRKRTDALDSLGNTTAATGKGFAIGSAALTGLALLASYIEEIKIGLLRLGETVLSFADGRTMEISKASFSDFMIYYDVTLMNPKVLSGMFLGSMMAFMFCGLTMNAVGRAAGHMVEEVRRQFREIPGILTGKAEPDYARCVEISTKGAQHEMIVPSLLAIIAPIVTGLIFGVTGVIGLLIGGLSTGFVLAIFMANAGGAWDNAKKHIEEGNHGGKGSEAHKATVVGDTVGDPFKDTSGPSLNILIKLMSMVAIVMAGLTVAWSLF